Proteins from one Periplaneta americana isolate PAMFEO1 chromosome 6, P.americana_PAMFEO1_priV1, whole genome shotgun sequence genomic window:
- the LOC138701802 gene encoding UDP-GalNAc:beta-1,3-N-acetylgalactosaminyltransferase 2-like isoform X3 → MDNITQYVAIKKNEILLYIGIMSSQNNFEARQSIRDTWLKLAEQRDIKYAFLVGNEICSIPPEDRIYEEDCLEWIVDATGSSEFSTAEIDLIPKKNPLEMELYIGFTFLVHHPIVIRSINVQKDLVTATTGLIRVSLINSFSREKIVSATFSSNENNSGPILLQKSVEPYVLPKGFEGQILVETINNKRKEITLNLSDCLLQWNNASGLITFLQLIGNVNENPVSFHDRSCTFTSLSFSLHERGELQLHVANKDDRRKTWKNKTALLMKKLLKESEEKKDILFLDVIDVYRNLPRKLAQFFKWAHLNADSTYVMKTDDDTFINVAEVTKNLKYAKKEQLYDMEGLHTYWWSSFREGWPVQSFGKWREDTYRSATYPPFPCGAGYVLSRDLIQFLGSSAFRFLYKGFQGEDVALGIWLAGVNPQRYPNDMFSCTWACDGTCNPQACNRVQLSVDGMYESWHAFRNCSNFCGCQWT, encoded by the exons ATGGATAACATAACtcaat aTGTTGCTATCAAAAAGAACGAAATACTCTTATACATTGGCATCATGTCTTCCCAAAATAACTTTGAAGCAAGACAGAGTATTAGAGATACTTGGCTTAAACTCGCTGAGCAAAGGGATATAAAATATGCATTTCTTGTTGGTAATGAAATCTGTAGCATTCCTCCTGAAGACAGAATATACGAAGAAGATTGTCTAGAATGGATAGTAG atgcAACAGGATCTTCAGAATTCTCCACAGCAGAAATTGATTTAATACCGAAAAAAAATCCTCTGGAAATGGAGTTATATATAGGATTCACATTCTTAGTTCACCATCCTATTGTAATTCGTAGTATTAATGTACAGAAAGACTTGGTAACTGCGACTACTGGTCTCATTCGAGTGAGTTTAATTAATTCCTTCAGCAGGGAGAAAATCGTATCTGCAACTTTTTCAAGTAATGAGAATAATTCTGGTCCTATTTTACTACAAAAAAGTGTTGAACCGTACGTGCTGCCTAAAGGTTTTGAAGGACAGATTCTTGTGGAGACAATTAACAACAAACGAAAAGAAATAACCTTGAATCTCTCTGACTGCCTGCTACAATGGAATAATGCCAGTGGACTAATAACTTTCCTGCAGCTGATAGGAAATGTAAACGAGAATCCAGTGTCATTCCATGATAGATCTTGTACATTTACCTCTTTATCATTCTCTCTTCATG AAAGAGGGGAACTTCAGCTCCATGTTGCAAATAAAGATGATCGTAGAAAGACATGGAAAAATAAAACGGCATTGCTGATGAAAAAACTTTTAAAAGAAtcggaagaaaagaaagatatcttatttctagatgtaattgATGTATACAGAAATTTACCACGCAAATTAGCACAATTTTTTAAATG GGCACACTTAAATGCAGATTCTACATACGTAATGAAAACAGATGATGATACTTTCATCAATGTTGCTGAAGTTACAAAGAACTTGAAATATGCCAAGAAAGAGCAGCTGTACGACATGGAAGGATTACATACCTATTGGTGGAGTTCGTTTCGTGAAGGGTGGCCAGTTCAGTCGTTTGGAAAGTGGCGAGAAGATACTTATCGTTCAGCAACATACCCACCATTCCCTTGTGGGGCTGGATACGTGTTAAGTCGAGATTTGATTCAGTTTCTTGGTAGCAGTGCATTCAGGTTTCTCTACAAGGGATTCCAAGGTGAGGACGTTGCCTTGGGGATATGGTTAGCTGGTGTCAATCCTCAGAGATATCCAAATGATATGTTTTCTTGTACTTGGGCTTGTGACGGCACATGTAACCCTCAAGCCTGTAACAGAGTTCAGTTGTCAGTAGATGGCATGTACGAGTCTTGGCATGCTTTTCGTAATTGTAGCAATTTTTGCGGTTGTCAGTGGACCTAA
- the LOC138701802 gene encoding UDP-GalNAc:beta-1,3-N-acetylgalactosaminyltransferase 2-like isoform X1: MRQYLFASFVIGIISFVSIRSSFYMTTDVAIKKNEILLYIGIMSSQNNFEARQSIRDTWLKLAEQRDIKYAFLVGNEICSIPPEDRIYEEDCLEWIVDATGSSEFSTAEIDLIPKKNPLEMELYIGFTFLVHHPIVIRSINVQKDLVTATTGLIRVSLINSFSREKIVSATFSSNENNSGPILLQKSVEPYVLPKGFEGQILVETINNKRKEITLNLSDCLLQWNNASGLITFLQLIGNVNENPVSFHDRSCTFTSLSFSLHERGELQLHVANKDDRRKTWKNKTALLMKKLLKESEEKKDILFLDVIDVYRNLPRKLAQFFKWAHLNADSTYVMKTDDDTFINVAEVTKNLKYAKKEQLYDMEGLHTYWWSSFREGWPVQSFGKWREDTYRSATYPPFPCGAGYVLSRDLIQFLGSSAFRFLYKGFQGEDVALGIWLAGVNPQRYPNDMFSCTWACDGTCNPQACNRVQLSVDGMYESWHAFRNCSNFCGCQWT, from the exons ATGAGACAATATTTATTCGCAAGTTTTGTTATAGGAATAATATCATTTGTATCGATTAGAAGTAGCTTTTATATGACTACAG aTGTTGCTATCAAAAAGAACGAAATACTCTTATACATTGGCATCATGTCTTCCCAAAATAACTTTGAAGCAAGACAGAGTATTAGAGATACTTGGCTTAAACTCGCTGAGCAAAGGGATATAAAATATGCATTTCTTGTTGGTAATGAAATCTGTAGCATTCCTCCTGAAGACAGAATATACGAAGAAGATTGTCTAGAATGGATAGTAG atgcAACAGGATCTTCAGAATTCTCCACAGCAGAAATTGATTTAATACCGAAAAAAAATCCTCTGGAAATGGAGTTATATATAGGATTCACATTCTTAGTTCACCATCCTATTGTAATTCGTAGTATTAATGTACAGAAAGACTTGGTAACTGCGACTACTGGTCTCATTCGAGTGAGTTTAATTAATTCCTTCAGCAGGGAGAAAATCGTATCTGCAACTTTTTCAAGTAATGAGAATAATTCTGGTCCTATTTTACTACAAAAAAGTGTTGAACCGTACGTGCTGCCTAAAGGTTTTGAAGGACAGATTCTTGTGGAGACAATTAACAACAAACGAAAAGAAATAACCTTGAATCTCTCTGACTGCCTGCTACAATGGAATAATGCCAGTGGACTAATAACTTTCCTGCAGCTGATAGGAAATGTAAACGAGAATCCAGTGTCATTCCATGATAGATCTTGTACATTTACCTCTTTATCATTCTCTCTTCATG AAAGAGGGGAACTTCAGCTCCATGTTGCAAATAAAGATGATCGTAGAAAGACATGGAAAAATAAAACGGCATTGCTGATGAAAAAACTTTTAAAAGAAtcggaagaaaagaaagatatcttatttctagatgtaattgATGTATACAGAAATTTACCACGCAAATTAGCACAATTTTTTAAATG GGCACACTTAAATGCAGATTCTACATACGTAATGAAAACAGATGATGATACTTTCATCAATGTTGCTGAAGTTACAAAGAACTTGAAATATGCCAAGAAAGAGCAGCTGTACGACATGGAAGGATTACATACCTATTGGTGGAGTTCGTTTCGTGAAGGGTGGCCAGTTCAGTCGTTTGGAAAGTGGCGAGAAGATACTTATCGTTCAGCAACATACCCACCATTCCCTTGTGGGGCTGGATACGTGTTAAGTCGAGATTTGATTCAGTTTCTTGGTAGCAGTGCATTCAGGTTTCTCTACAAGGGATTCCAAGGTGAGGACGTTGCCTTGGGGATATGGTTAGCTGGTGTCAATCCTCAGAGATATCCAAATGATATGTTTTCTTGTACTTGGGCTTGTGACGGCACATGTAACCCTCAAGCCTGTAACAGAGTTCAGTTGTCAGTAGATGGCATGTACGAGTCTTGGCATGCTTTTCGTAATTGTAGCAATTTTTGCGGTTGTCAGTGGACCTAA
- the LOC138701802 gene encoding UDP-GalNAc:beta-1,3-N-acetylgalactosaminyltransferase 2-like isoform X2, whose amino-acid sequence MQIWFSDVAIKKNEILLYIGIMSSQNNFEARQSIRDTWLKLAEQRDIKYAFLVGNEICSIPPEDRIYEEDCLEWIVDATGSSEFSTAEIDLIPKKNPLEMELYIGFTFLVHHPIVIRSINVQKDLVTATTGLIRVSLINSFSREKIVSATFSSNENNSGPILLQKSVEPYVLPKGFEGQILVETINNKRKEITLNLSDCLLQWNNASGLITFLQLIGNVNENPVSFHDRSCTFTSLSFSLHERGELQLHVANKDDRRKTWKNKTALLMKKLLKESEEKKDILFLDVIDVYRNLPRKLAQFFKWAHLNADSTYVMKTDDDTFINVAEVTKNLKYAKKEQLYDMEGLHTYWWSSFREGWPVQSFGKWREDTYRSATYPPFPCGAGYVLSRDLIQFLGSSAFRFLYKGFQGEDVALGIWLAGVNPQRYPNDMFSCTWACDGTCNPQACNRVQLSVDGMYESWHAFRNCSNFCGCQWT is encoded by the exons atgcaaatctggttttcag aTGTTGCTATCAAAAAGAACGAAATACTCTTATACATTGGCATCATGTCTTCCCAAAATAACTTTGAAGCAAGACAGAGTATTAGAGATACTTGGCTTAAACTCGCTGAGCAAAGGGATATAAAATATGCATTTCTTGTTGGTAATGAAATCTGTAGCATTCCTCCTGAAGACAGAATATACGAAGAAGATTGTCTAGAATGGATAGTAG atgcAACAGGATCTTCAGAATTCTCCACAGCAGAAATTGATTTAATACCGAAAAAAAATCCTCTGGAAATGGAGTTATATATAGGATTCACATTCTTAGTTCACCATCCTATTGTAATTCGTAGTATTAATGTACAGAAAGACTTGGTAACTGCGACTACTGGTCTCATTCGAGTGAGTTTAATTAATTCCTTCAGCAGGGAGAAAATCGTATCTGCAACTTTTTCAAGTAATGAGAATAATTCTGGTCCTATTTTACTACAAAAAAGTGTTGAACCGTACGTGCTGCCTAAAGGTTTTGAAGGACAGATTCTTGTGGAGACAATTAACAACAAACGAAAAGAAATAACCTTGAATCTCTCTGACTGCCTGCTACAATGGAATAATGCCAGTGGACTAATAACTTTCCTGCAGCTGATAGGAAATGTAAACGAGAATCCAGTGTCATTCCATGATAGATCTTGTACATTTACCTCTTTATCATTCTCTCTTCATG AAAGAGGGGAACTTCAGCTCCATGTTGCAAATAAAGATGATCGTAGAAAGACATGGAAAAATAAAACGGCATTGCTGATGAAAAAACTTTTAAAAGAAtcggaagaaaagaaagatatcttatttctagatgtaattgATGTATACAGAAATTTACCACGCAAATTAGCACAATTTTTTAAATG GGCACACTTAAATGCAGATTCTACATACGTAATGAAAACAGATGATGATACTTTCATCAATGTTGCTGAAGTTACAAAGAACTTGAAATATGCCAAGAAAGAGCAGCTGTACGACATGGAAGGATTACATACCTATTGGTGGAGTTCGTTTCGTGAAGGGTGGCCAGTTCAGTCGTTTGGAAAGTGGCGAGAAGATACTTATCGTTCAGCAACATACCCACCATTCCCTTGTGGGGCTGGATACGTGTTAAGTCGAGATTTGATTCAGTTTCTTGGTAGCAGTGCATTCAGGTTTCTCTACAAGGGATTCCAAGGTGAGGACGTTGCCTTGGGGATATGGTTAGCTGGTGTCAATCCTCAGAGATATCCAAATGATATGTTTTCTTGTACTTGGGCTTGTGACGGCACATGTAACCCTCAAGCCTGTAACAGAGTTCAGTTGTCAGTAGATGGCATGTACGAGTCTTGGCATGCTTTTCGTAATTGTAGCAATTTTTGCGGTTGTCAGTGGACCTAA
- the LOC138701802 gene encoding UDP-GalNAc:beta-1,3-N-acetylgalactosaminyltransferase 2-like isoform X4: MSSQNNFEARQSIRDTWLKLAEQRDIKYAFLVGNEICSIPPEDRIYEEDCLEWIVDATGSSEFSTAEIDLIPKKNPLEMELYIGFTFLVHHPIVIRSINVQKDLVTATTGLIRVSLINSFSREKIVSATFSSNENNSGPILLQKSVEPYVLPKGFEGQILVETINNKRKEITLNLSDCLLQWNNASGLITFLQLIGNVNENPVSFHDRSCTFTSLSFSLHERGELQLHVANKDDRRKTWKNKTALLMKKLLKESEEKKDILFLDVIDVYRNLPRKLAQFFKWAHLNADSTYVMKTDDDTFINVAEVTKNLKYAKKEQLYDMEGLHTYWWSSFREGWPVQSFGKWREDTYRSATYPPFPCGAGYVLSRDLIQFLGSSAFRFLYKGFQGEDVALGIWLAGVNPQRYPNDMFSCTWACDGTCNPQACNRVQLSVDGMYESWHAFRNCSNFCGCQWT; this comes from the exons ATGTCTTCCCAAAATAACTTTGAAGCAAGACAGAGTATTAGAGATACTTGGCTTAAACTCGCTGAGCAAAGGGATATAAAATATGCATTTCTTGTTGGTAATGAAATCTGTAGCATTCCTCCTGAAGACAGAATATACGAAGAAGATTGTCTAGAATGGATAGTAG atgcAACAGGATCTTCAGAATTCTCCACAGCAGAAATTGATTTAATACCGAAAAAAAATCCTCTGGAAATGGAGTTATATATAGGATTCACATTCTTAGTTCACCATCCTATTGTAATTCGTAGTATTAATGTACAGAAAGACTTGGTAACTGCGACTACTGGTCTCATTCGAGTGAGTTTAATTAATTCCTTCAGCAGGGAGAAAATCGTATCTGCAACTTTTTCAAGTAATGAGAATAATTCTGGTCCTATTTTACTACAAAAAAGTGTTGAACCGTACGTGCTGCCTAAAGGTTTTGAAGGACAGATTCTTGTGGAGACAATTAACAACAAACGAAAAGAAATAACCTTGAATCTCTCTGACTGCCTGCTACAATGGAATAATGCCAGTGGACTAATAACTTTCCTGCAGCTGATAGGAAATGTAAACGAGAATCCAGTGTCATTCCATGATAGATCTTGTACATTTACCTCTTTATCATTCTCTCTTCATG AAAGAGGGGAACTTCAGCTCCATGTTGCAAATAAAGATGATCGTAGAAAGACATGGAAAAATAAAACGGCATTGCTGATGAAAAAACTTTTAAAAGAAtcggaagaaaagaaagatatcttatttctagatgtaattgATGTATACAGAAATTTACCACGCAAATTAGCACAATTTTTTAAATG GGCACACTTAAATGCAGATTCTACATACGTAATGAAAACAGATGATGATACTTTCATCAATGTTGCTGAAGTTACAAAGAACTTGAAATATGCCAAGAAAGAGCAGCTGTACGACATGGAAGGATTACATACCTATTGGTGGAGTTCGTTTCGTGAAGGGTGGCCAGTTCAGTCGTTTGGAAAGTGGCGAGAAGATACTTATCGTTCAGCAACATACCCACCATTCCCTTGTGGGGCTGGATACGTGTTAAGTCGAGATTTGATTCAGTTTCTTGGTAGCAGTGCATTCAGGTTTCTCTACAAGGGATTCCAAGGTGAGGACGTTGCCTTGGGGATATGGTTAGCTGGTGTCAATCCTCAGAGATATCCAAATGATATGTTTTCTTGTACTTGGGCTTGTGACGGCACATGTAACCCTCAAGCCTGTAACAGAGTTCAGTTGTCAGTAGATGGCATGTACGAGTCTTGGCATGCTTTTCGTAATTGTAGCAATTTTTGCGGTTGTCAGTGGACCTAA